In Nitrobacteraceae bacterium AZCC 1564, the following proteins share a genomic window:
- a CDS encoding two-component system OmpR family response regulator (product_source=KO:K02483; cath_funfam=1.10.10.10,3.40.50.2300; cog=COG0745; ko=KO:K02483; pfam=PF00072,PF00486; smart=SM00448; superfamily=52172) translates to MVIQSTAVWPQTESKMRLLIVEDDRESADYLVKAFREVGHIADLAADGEEGLALAETGEYDVLVIDRMLPKRDGLSIIGTLRGKGNHTPALILSALGQVDDRIKGLRSGGDDYLPKPYSFAELLARVEVLSRRKGGPSEDTIYRVGDLELDRLSHRVVRGTSEITLQPREFRLLEYLMKHAGQVVTRTMLLENVWDYHFDPQTNVIDVHISRLRSKIDKGYDRPLLHTIRGAGYMVRDGIR, encoded by the coding sequence ATGGTGATACAAAGCACAGCTGTTTGGCCTCAGACCGAATCAAAAATGCGACTGCTCATCGTTGAAGACGACCGCGAGTCGGCGGACTACCTCGTTAAAGCGTTTCGCGAGGTGGGGCATATCGCCGATCTTGCTGCAGACGGCGAGGAAGGCCTCGCACTGGCCGAGACTGGCGAGTACGACGTTTTGGTGATCGACCGGATGCTTCCGAAGCGCGACGGGCTTTCGATCATTGGCACCCTACGCGGCAAAGGCAATCATACTCCGGCGCTTATTCTCTCGGCACTCGGGCAGGTCGACGATCGCATCAAGGGACTTCGTTCCGGCGGCGACGATTACCTGCCAAAGCCTTATTCATTCGCTGAACTGCTGGCGCGCGTTGAAGTGCTCTCACGCCGCAAGGGAGGGCCATCCGAAGACACCATTTATCGCGTCGGCGATCTCGAATTGGACCGGCTGTCGCATCGCGTGGTGCGCGGGACGTCCGAGATCACGCTGCAGCCGCGCGAATTTCGACTGCTGGAATATCTGATGAAGCATGCAGGGCAAGTGGTCACGCGCACCATGCTGCTTGAGAATGTTTGGGATTATCATTTTGATCCGCAGACAAACGTAATTGACGTTCATATCTCGCGGCTGCGCTCGAAAATCGACAAGGGCTACGATCGCCCCCTGCTGCACACCATTCGTGGTGCGGGATATATGGTACGTGACGGCATTCGGTAA
- a CDS encoding serine protease Do (product_source=KO:K04771; cath_funfam=2.30.42.10,2.40.10.10; cog=COG0265; ko=KO:K04771; pfam=PF13180,PF13365; smart=SM00228; superfamily=50156,50494; tigrfam=TIGR02037): MPNHSNLPSDSAPRRTLLSARKFALMASVVAGLGVAAYGFSPALNNVDVLTSSAYAQVNKEVRQVQQPIGFADIVERVKPSVISVRVKINEKTPESALEDSPFPPGSPMERFFRRFGGPDGFPGGRGGRNRGQMVTGQGSGFFISADGYAVTNNHVVDGAEKVEVTTDDGKIHTAKVIGTDSRTDLALIKVDGISNFPFAKLADGQPRIGDWVLAVGNPFGLGGTVTAGIVSARGRDIGSGPYDDFIQIDAPVNKGNSGGPTFNTEGDVVGVNTAIYSPSGGSVGIAFAIPAATVKSVVKQLQDKGSVSRGWIGVQIQQVTPEIADSLGLKKTEGALVAEPQAGGPAAKAGIESGDIITRVNDQPVKDARELARTIGGMAPGTTIKLTVLHKGQDKTLSMTLGELPNAKAAKADTDQNDRGRPDRGTTVPNLGLTLAPANSVAGAGKDGVVVTDVDPNSPSAERGFKEGDVILEVGGKLVASPGEVREALTTARAENKNSVLVRVRSGDSSRFVALPVSKG, from the coding sequence ATGCCTAACCATTCTAATCTTCCTTCGGACTCTGCTCCACGTCGCACGCTGTTGTCTGCGCGCAAGTTTGCGCTGATGGCGTCGGTGGTCGCTGGTCTCGGTGTTGCTGCGTATGGCTTTAGCCCGGCGCTGAACAATGTCGATGTGCTGACCTCTTCGGCGTATGCGCAGGTCAATAAAGAAGTTCGCCAGGTTCAACAGCCGATCGGCTTTGCCGATATCGTTGAGCGCGTGAAACCGTCCGTTATCTCGGTTCGCGTGAAGATCAACGAGAAGACGCCGGAGAGTGCTCTTGAAGATTCTCCGTTCCCTCCGGGATCTCCGATGGAACGTTTCTTCCGTCGCTTTGGTGGTCCGGATGGCTTCCCGGGCGGACGCGGCGGCCGTAACCGTGGTCAGATGGTGACCGGTCAGGGCTCGGGTTTCTTCATCTCGGCTGACGGCTATGCCGTGACCAACAATCACGTCGTTGACGGCGCCGAGAAGGTCGAGGTGACCACCGACGACGGCAAGATTCACACCGCGAAAGTGATTGGCACGGATTCGCGTACAGACCTTGCTCTCATCAAGGTGGATGGCATCAGCAACTTCCCGTTCGCGAAGCTTGCCGACGGTCAACCTCGTATTGGCGATTGGGTGCTCGCAGTCGGCAACCCGTTCGGCCTCGGCGGCACCGTGACGGCGGGTATCGTTTCGGCGCGCGGTCGTGACATCGGCAGCGGTCCGTACGACGATTTCATCCAGATCGACGCGCCGGTTAACAAAGGGAACTCCGGTGGCCCGACCTTCAATACCGAGGGCGACGTTGTGGGCGTGAACACCGCGATTTATTCGCCGTCCGGCGGCAGCGTTGGCATTGCCTTCGCGATTCCGGCGGCGACGGTGAAGAGCGTCGTTAAGCAGTTGCAGGACAAGGGCTCGGTCAGCCGCGGCTGGATCGGCGTTCAGATCCAGCAAGTGACGCCCGAGATCGCGGACAGCCTCGGTCTGAAGAAGACCGAAGGTGCCCTGGTGGCTGAACCGCAGGCAGGTGGTCCGGCGGCGAAGGCAGGCATCGAATCCGGTGACATCATCACGCGGGTAAATGATCAGCCGGTCAAGGATGCGCGTGAGCTTGCTCGCACCATCGGCGGCATGGCGCCCGGAACCACGATCAAGCTCACCGTGCTCCACAAGGGACAGGACAAGACCCTCAGTATGACGCTGGGTGAACTGCCGAACGCGAAAGCCGCGAAGGCCGATACCGACCAGAACGACCGTGGTCGCCCGGATCGCGGGACAACAGTGCCGAATCTCGGTCTGACCTTGGCTCCGGCAAACAGTGTCGCGGGTGCGGGCAAGGACGGGGTCGTCGTGACCGACGTCGACCCGAACAGCCCGTCAGCCGAACGTGGCTTCAAGGAAGGCGATGTCATCCTTGAAGTTGGCGGCAAGCTGGTCGCCTCGCCGGGCGAGGTTCGCGAAGCGCTGACCACCGCGCGCGCCGAGAACAAGAACAGCGTGCTGGTACGTGTTCGCTCGGGTGACTCCTCGCGCTTCGTCGCGCTGCCGGTGTCCAAGGGCTGA
- a CDS encoding cytochrome c-type biogenesis protein CcmH (product_source=KO:K02200; cleavage_site_network=SignalP-noTM; cog=COG3088; ko=KO:K02200; pfam=PF03918; superfamily=46626; transmembrane_helix_parts=Inside_1_4,TMhelix_5_24,Outside_25_104,TMhelix_105_127,Inside_128_166), with protein sequence MMKRIIPVLLAALLLAPSLVHAVQPDEVMANPEQEARARALSRELRCMVCQNQSIDDSDAPLARDLRLLVRERIAAGYTDAQVMDFLVSRYGEFVLLKPRLEGHTLVLWLIPPLALIGGGVALWFYNRRRNRVAEDEEGATFQLSPDEAARLEKLIADEESMNKPV encoded by the coding sequence ATGATGAAACGCATCATCCCTGTCTTGTTGGCGGCATTGCTGTTGGCTCCGTCACTGGTTCATGCCGTTCAGCCTGACGAGGTCATGGCGAATCCCGAGCAGGAAGCGCGGGCACGGGCGCTGTCGCGCGAACTGCGCTGCATGGTCTGCCAGAACCAATCGATCGACGATTCCGATGCGCCGCTGGCGCGAGACTTGCGCCTGCTGGTGCGCGAGCGCATCGCTGCTGGCTATACCGATGCGCAGGTCATGGATTTCCTGGTGTCGCGCTACGGTGAATTCGTTCTGCTGAAACCACGCCTCGAAGGGCACACGCTCGTGCTGTGGTTGATCCCGCCTCTCGCCTTGATCGGTGGTGGTGTAGCTTTGTGGTTCTACAACCGCCGCCGCAACCGCGTGGCTGAGGATGAGGAAGGTGCGACATTCCAACTCAGCCCTGATGAAGCGGCTCGGCTCGAGAAGCTCATTGCCGATGAAGAATCAATGAACAAGCCGGTCTGA
- a CDS encoding cytochrome c-type biogenesis protein CcmF (product_source=KO:K02198; cog=COG1138; ko=KO:K02198; pfam=PF01578,PF16327; tigrfam=TIGR00353; transmembrane_helix_parts=Outside_1_4,TMhelix_5_27,Inside_28_46,TMhelix_47_69,Outside_70_96,TMhelix_97_119,Inside_120_125,TMhelix_126_148,Outside_149_174,TMhelix_175_197,Inside_198_209,TMhelix_210_232,Outside_233_246,TMhelix_247_264,Inside_265_270,TMhelix_271_293,Outside_294_307,TMhelix_308_330,Inside_331_350,TMhelix_351_373,Outside_374_392,TMhelix_393_412,Inside_413_424,TMhelix_425_442,Outside_443_446,TMhelix_447_469,Inside_470_488,TMhelix_489_511,Outside_512_618,TMhelix_619_638,Inside_639_660) yields the protein MIAEAGHYALVLALALALIQAVVPVVGARLRDPALMNVARSTALTQFMFAAASFAALTYLHVTSDFSVANVYENSHSLKPLIYKITGVWGNHEGSMLLWVLILSLFGGLVAAFGNNLPLSLRAHVLAAQAWVGTAFYLFILLTSNPFLRIANPPIEGRDLNPVLQDIGLAVHPPMLYLGYVGFSISFSFAVAALIEGRIDAAWARWVRPWTLMAWIFLTLGIAMGSYWAYYELGWGGWWFWDPVENASLMPWLAGTALLHSAVVMEKRDALKVWTILLAILTFSLSLLGTFLVRSGVLTSVHTFASDPARGVFILMILCLFIGGSLSLYAWRASALKQGGLFAPISREGALVLNNLLLTTACATVFIGTLYPLALEVLTGDKISVGAPFFNLTFAPLFLPLLLAVPFGPLLAWKRGDLLGAAQRLTAAGIVALVTIAVVWAWTRGGGAFAPLMIGVAVFVIAGALSDIVERAQLFRVPFVTSLRRARGLPRSAWGAAFAHAGLGIALIGIVCETTWNSERIASMKPGDVAQVGGYEVKLDSITQQQGPNFRAQVSQFTVTRDGKPIGVMTPSKRNFATRGMSTTEAALLTRGVSQLYVSLGDEHTDGSIAVRAYYKPMVLLIWFGPVLMAFGGLLSLSDRRLRVGAPKPAKASRALQPAE from the coding sequence ATGATTGCGGAGGCGGGACATTACGCACTGGTCCTGGCATTGGCACTGGCGTTGATCCAGGCGGTGGTACCCGTCGTTGGTGCGCGCCTGCGTGATCCGGCGCTGATGAACGTCGCGCGTTCCACTGCGCTCACGCAGTTCATGTTCGCAGCGGCGTCATTTGCAGCTCTGACATACCTCCATGTCACCTCGGATTTCTCCGTGGCGAATGTGTATGAGAACTCGCATTCGCTGAAGCCGCTGATCTACAAAATCACTGGCGTGTGGGGGAACCACGAAGGGTCCATGCTGCTGTGGGTGCTCATCCTTTCGCTGTTCGGCGGCCTTGTCGCGGCGTTTGGAAACAATCTGCCATTGTCGCTGCGTGCTCATGTGCTGGCGGCGCAAGCGTGGGTCGGCACCGCGTTCTATCTTTTCATTCTGCTGACATCGAACCCGTTCCTGCGGATCGCCAACCCGCCGATCGAAGGACGCGATCTCAATCCGGTCCTGCAGGACATTGGCCTCGCTGTGCATCCACCGATGCTTTATCTCGGCTACGTCGGGTTCTCGATCTCGTTCTCGTTCGCCGTGGCCGCGCTGATCGAGGGCCGCATCGATGCGGCATGGGCGCGGTGGGTACGGCCATGGACGCTGATGGCATGGATATTCCTGACGCTCGGCATCGCGATGGGGTCGTATTGGGCCTATTACGAGCTCGGTTGGGGCGGCTGGTGGTTCTGGGATCCGGTCGAGAACGCCTCGCTGATGCCATGGCTCGCGGGGACGGCGCTACTGCACTCCGCTGTGGTGATGGAAAAGCGCGACGCACTCAAGGTTTGGACGATTCTGCTCGCCATTCTCACATTCTCGCTGTCGCTGCTGGGCACATTCCTCGTGCGCTCCGGCGTGCTGACCTCGGTTCACACCTTCGCCAGCGACCCGGCTCGCGGCGTGTTCATCCTGATGATCCTCTGCCTCTTCATTGGCGGCAGCCTTAGCCTTTACGCTTGGCGTGCGTCGGCCCTGAAGCAAGGGGGACTATTCGCACCGATCTCGCGCGAGGGCGCATTGGTGCTGAACAACCTGCTGTTGACCACGGCCTGTGCCACGGTGTTCATCGGAACGCTGTATCCCCTGGCGCTTGAGGTCCTGACCGGCGACAAGATTTCCGTTGGCGCGCCGTTCTTCAATTTGACGTTTGCGCCGTTGTTCCTGCCGCTGTTATTGGCTGTGCCGTTCGGGCCGCTCCTTGCCTGGAAGCGCGGCGATCTTCTCGGTGCTGCGCAGCGGCTGACGGCTGCCGGTATTGTCGCGCTGGTCACCATCGCGGTGGTCTGGGCATGGACACGCGGCGGCGGGGCGTTTGCGCCATTGATGATCGGTGTTGCTGTCTTCGTCATCGCGGGCGCACTGAGTGATATCGTTGAGCGCGCGCAGCTATTTCGCGTGCCGTTCGTGACGTCGCTGCGCCGCGCTCGTGGGCTGCCGCGTTCGGCTTGGGGAGCCGCCTTTGCCCATGCCGGTCTCGGCATTGCGCTCATCGGAATCGTCTGCGAGACGACCTGGAACAGCGAACGCATCGCGTCCATGAAGCCGGGGGATGTCGCGCAGGTCGGCGGGTACGAGGTCAAGCTCGATAGCATCACCCAGCAGCAGGGGCCGAACTTTCGTGCACAAGTTTCGCAGTTCACTGTGACCCGTGATGGCAAGCCCATCGGGGTGATGACGCCGTCAAAGCGCAACTTCGCCACGCGCGGCATGTCGACAACCGAGGCTGCACTGCTCACGCGCGGCGTAAGCCAACTTTACGTCTCGTTGGGTGACGAGCATACCGACGGTTCGATAGCCGTTCGTGCCTATTATAAGCCGATGGTGCTGCTGATCTGGTTCGGACCTGTGTTGATGGCGTTTGGCGGCCTGCTGTCGTTGTCCGACCGGCGGCTGCGTGTCGGAGCGCCAAAGCCTGCGAAGGCGTCGCGCGCGTTGCAGCCTGCGGAGTAG
- a CDS encoding cytochrome c-type biogenesis protein CcmE (product_source=KO:K02197; cog=COG2332; ko=KO:K02197; pfam=PF03100; superfamily=82093; transmembrane_helix_parts=Inside_1_6,TMhelix_7_29,Outside_30_157) has product MTRKQRRLTLIGGALAVLAIAAALVLNALRDSIVFFTTPGSIAEKHIAPGQRFRLGGLVENGSLVRGENLKVKFQVTDGKASVPVTFQGILPDLFREGQGVISEGSLDASGVFKADTVLAKHDETYMPKAVADELKKEGHWKDNYEKKTSDVQGAAK; this is encoded by the coding sequence ATGACGCGTAAGCAACGGCGACTGACTTTGATTGGCGGAGCACTGGCGGTGCTCGCGATTGCTGCTGCACTGGTCCTCAACGCCCTGCGTGATTCCATTGTGTTTTTCACAACGCCTGGAAGTATTGCCGAAAAGCACATCGCGCCCGGCCAGCGGTTTCGATTGGGTGGCTTAGTCGAAAACGGATCGCTGGTCCGTGGCGAGAATCTCAAGGTGAAATTTCAGGTGACGGACGGCAAAGCTTCGGTGCCGGTGACCTTTCAGGGAATCCTGCCGGATCTGTTTCGTGAAGGGCAGGGCGTGATCTCCGAAGGTTCACTCGACGCAAGCGGCGTGTTCAAAGCCGATACCGTGCTGGCCAAACACGACGAAACGTACATGCCCAAGGCCGTGGCCGATGAACTCAAGAAAGAAGGCCACTGGAAGGACAACTACGAGAAGAAGACATCCGATGTGCAGGGAGCCGCGAAATGA
- a CDS encoding cytochrome c-type biogenesis protein CcmH (product_source=KO:K02200; cath_funfam=1.25.40.10; cog=COG4235; ko=KO:K02200; pfam=PF13432; smart=SM00028; superfamily=48452; tigrfam=TIGR03142; transmembrane_helix_parts=Outside_1_3,TMhelix_4_23,Inside_24_92,TMhelix_93_110,Outside_111_367): MTLWFVFALMTAAAVFAVLWPLGRGAKPDEREGRETLVYKDQLAEIHRDSSTGLIGPAEAEAARVEIGRRLLAASDAEKGIATSINMPFRRSVAVVALVGVPLVAVLLYARLGSPLLGDFPLAERARAPIASASMDKLVAQVETHLEANPADGRGWEVLAPVLVKLGRYDDAVRAFRNSITYNGDTAARRADLGEAIAGAANGIVTAEAKSEFERAVTLDPKEVKARYFIGLAAEQDGRNTDAANIWRAMLADAPADAPWRPLVQSSLQRVGVVVPKLSDQDMAAAKSMSEGDRNTMIRGMVERLATRLKDNGDDVEGWLRLVRAYTVLGEHDKAQAALGEARRAVGKDATRLQQLNDGLKNLGLDG, translated from the coding sequence ATGACGCTTTGGTTTGTGTTCGCGCTAATGACTGCCGCAGCTGTTTTCGCCGTGCTGTGGCCATTGGGGCGCGGGGCCAAGCCTGATGAGCGCGAGGGCCGTGAGACGCTGGTCTACAAGGACCAGCTCGCTGAAATTCACCGCGATTCGTCGACGGGTCTGATCGGGCCGGCTGAAGCCGAGGCGGCCCGCGTCGAAATTGGCCGCCGTCTGCTCGCTGCGTCAGATGCCGAAAAGGGCATCGCGACATCCATTAACATGCCGTTCCGTCGCAGTGTCGCGGTGGTGGCGCTCGTCGGCGTGCCCTTGGTTGCGGTCCTGCTTTATGCCCGGCTTGGGTCGCCGCTGCTGGGTGATTTTCCGCTCGCGGAGCGGGCACGTGCGCCGATTGCCTCGGCGTCCATGGATAAGCTTGTTGCGCAGGTCGAGACCCATCTCGAGGCCAACCCCGCGGACGGGCGCGGCTGGGAGGTGCTGGCACCAGTGCTGGTAAAGCTCGGCCGTTATGACGATGCCGTGCGCGCCTTCCGCAATTCGATCACATACAACGGCGACACCGCAGCCCGCCGGGCCGATCTCGGAGAAGCCATCGCGGGCGCCGCCAACGGCATCGTGACGGCAGAGGCGAAGTCGGAATTCGAACGCGCTGTCACGCTCGACCCAAAGGAGGTCAAGGCCCGCTATTTCATTGGTCTTGCGGCTGAGCAGGATGGCCGGAACACCGATGCCGCAAACATCTGGCGGGCAATGCTGGCGGATGCTCCGGCTGATGCGCCCTGGCGACCATTGGTGCAAAGCTCGCTGCAGCGTGTCGGTGTCGTCGTGCCCAAACTGTCCGATCAGGACATGGCGGCGGCCAAGAGCATGAGCGAAGGCGACCGCAATACGATGATCCGCGGCATGGTGGAGCGTCTCGCCACGCGCCTGAAAGACAACGGTGATGACGTTGAAGGATGGCTTCGTCTTGTGCGCGCCTACACAGTGCTCGGCGAACACGACAAGGCGCAGGCGGCACTCGGTGAGGCGCGGCGGGCCGTAGGCAAAGACGCGACACGGTTACAGCAGTTGAACGACGGCCTGAAGAATCTCGGACTGGATGGCTAG
- a CDS encoding hypothetical protein (product_source=Hypo-rule applied; cath_funfam=1.20.150.20), producing MSIERLREYLGALPPSAQALLMREFERSIERGDDATVANFVLSELRKIVRAPSEDLTARTDDPMRLVFRPLDRFLVDNVPSIRPGQIRRSSLGPVWVWLGNEGIPDKLRAFEAFLKTPSDANDRERAVREVQMAAAEAIAQATGSGPSDGSARQRPMARIGSQSVSEDIVSIGAVLGVADALDTLNSKLPGHMRTFAESQIRSVMGSMNVPAVQTPQTLPFALSLVMPRLPAPWQIIRLGISVAASDDELRVAGTPFGVTVTMAIHDMSQLVAALRSDLKRGHFKDLSNHLKALHDGMRGLRTELDIRTDSAWGRQLTAIRSEISNALHSEIDSVPGKVRRLLRQGPDKEVTANSKVDPVDVEEAAALIDFVAICRNYAGELAINEASLRSYSELQQYVESATQTLMESLRAPDPKIRAYRMMQMQAAIRFCEVMFGPDYASLMRRAAEMVKPVERKEAKAS from the coding sequence ATGTCGATCGAACGGTTGAGAGAGTATCTCGGGGCACTTCCACCGAGCGCGCAGGCGCTGCTCATGCGGGAGTTTGAACGTTCCATCGAGCGCGGTGACGACGCCACCGTGGCGAATTTCGTACTTTCTGAACTGCGCAAGATCGTTCGGGCACCAAGTGAAGATTTGACTGCCCGCACGGATGATCCGATGCGGCTGGTCTTTCGCCCCCTTGATCGGTTTCTTGTGGACAATGTGCCGTCGATCAGGCCCGGGCAGATCCGGCGCTCGTCGCTTGGACCGGTCTGGGTCTGGCTGGGCAACGAGGGCATCCCCGACAAGCTACGCGCCTTCGAGGCCTTCTTGAAAACTCCGAGCGACGCGAATGACCGCGAGCGCGCAGTCCGCGAGGTGCAGATGGCGGCCGCCGAGGCAATCGCGCAAGCGACTGGGTCGGGCCCCTCAGATGGAAGCGCACGCCAGCGGCCGATGGCCCGCATAGGCTCTCAGAGCGTGTCAGAGGATATCGTGTCCATCGGTGCGGTGCTCGGCGTCGCTGATGCGCTGGATACACTGAATTCGAAATTGCCGGGGCACATGCGGACATTTGCCGAATCCCAGATCAGGTCGGTCATGGGATCCATGAACGTTCCGGCAGTTCAAACACCTCAGACTTTGCCGTTTGCCCTGTCGCTGGTCATGCCGCGTCTTCCGGCCCCGTGGCAGATTATCCGGCTTGGCATCTCGGTCGCGGCGTCAGACGATGAGCTCCGGGTTGCCGGCACACCGTTCGGTGTCACGGTCACCATGGCAATTCATGACATGTCGCAATTGGTGGCAGCTCTGCGCTCGGACCTCAAGCGTGGCCACTTCAAGGATCTGTCGAACCATCTCAAGGCGCTTCATGATGGCATGCGCGGCCTGCGCACCGAGCTCGACATTCGCACGGATTCCGCCTGGGGCCGCCAGTTGACCGCAATCCGGTCCGAAATTTCAAATGCGCTGCACTCAGAAATCGACAGCGTTCCCGGAAAGGTGCGGCGCCTATTGCGGCAGGGACCGGATAAGGAAGTCACTGCAAATAGCAAGGTCGATCCCGTCGATGTCGAAGAAGCCGCCGCGCTGATCGATTTCGTCGCGATTTGCCGCAACTATGCCGGCGAGCTTGCGATCAATGAGGCGAGCCTGCGCTCCTACTCGGAACTGCAGCAATACGTTGAGAGCGCCACTCAAACCCTGATGGAATCGTTGCGTGCGCCAGATCCCAAGATTCGGGCTTACCGCATGATGCAAATGCAGGCGGCGATCCGGTTTTGCGAGGTGATGTTCGGCCCTGATTATGCCTCCCTGATGCGCAGGGCTGCTGAAATGGTCAAGCCGGTTGAACGCAAGGAAGCGAAGGCCAGCTGA
- a CDS encoding signal transduction histidine kinase (product_source=COG0642; cath_funfam=1.10.287.130,3.30.565.10; cog=COG0642; pfam=PF02518; smart=SM00304,SM00387; superfamily=47384,55874; transmembrane_helix_parts=Outside_1_9,TMhelix_10_32,Inside_33_175,TMhelix_176_198,Outside_199_463) — MRASSLATRLFVSATAWVVLILVITGIALSSLYNRSVERAFDRRLNFYLRTLIAEAVQPDDSSDKSDKSDRSVQSLGEPLFELPLSGWYWRMARVDGDKPEVRASRSLWDATLPKLEDMGIELNQSGVRLAYVNGPENQRLRMVERPVDLGSEGKYLATVAGDATEIDEETQTFDLYLAVTFAALSIGLVLTTIFQVRFGLAPLKRISNSLAAIRSGNAERLEGKFPLEIAPLARETNALLDANRAIVERSRTHVGNLAHAIKTPLSVIVNEATVNRGDPFAAKVLEQADIMREQVAHHLERARIAARVTTIGTVTEVGPVIEALRRTMEKIHRDRDMQIDTEVSAGARFRGERQDLEEMAGNLVDNACKWAHHRVLIEVLAQRAPGAIEPTLRIVVDDDGPGLSPAERAQVARRGQRLDETKPGSGLGLSIVTDLAQLYGGNLQLGSAPIGGLRAELILPGI; from the coding sequence ATGCGCGCTAGTTCCCTTGCGACACGGCTGTTCGTCTCGGCGACGGCCTGGGTTGTATTGATCCTTGTTATCACAGGCATCGCGCTCTCATCACTCTACAACCGCTCGGTCGAGCGTGCGTTCGACCGTCGGCTTAATTTCTATCTCCGCACCCTGATCGCCGAAGCGGTGCAGCCCGATGATTCTTCAGATAAGAGCGATAAATCGGATCGGTCGGTCCAATCCCTCGGTGAGCCACTATTCGAGCTGCCTCTCTCGGGCTGGTATTGGCGCATGGCTCGTGTGGATGGCGACAAGCCCGAGGTGCGGGCGTCACGCTCTCTGTGGGATGCGACGCTTCCCAAGCTCGAGGACATGGGCATTGAGCTGAATCAATCAGGCGTACGTCTTGCCTATGTGAATGGACCGGAAAACCAACGTCTGCGCATGGTGGAACGGCCGGTTGATCTCGGGAGCGAGGGAAAATACCTCGCGACGGTGGCAGGGGATGCCACCGAGATTGATGAAGAGACCCAGACGTTCGATCTCTATCTTGCGGTGACGTTCGCCGCGCTCAGCATCGGCCTTGTGTTGACCACCATCTTTCAGGTTCGGTTCGGCCTTGCGCCGCTCAAGCGTATCTCAAATTCACTCGCAGCCATTCGCTCGGGCAATGCCGAACGACTTGAAGGGAAATTTCCCCTGGAGATCGCGCCACTTGCACGCGAGACCAATGCGCTGCTTGACGCCAATCGTGCGATTGTCGAGCGTTCGCGCACTCATGTCGGAAATCTTGCCCACGCTATCAAGACGCCGCTGTCGGTGATCGTCAACGAAGCCACGGTAAATCGTGGAGATCCATTTGCTGCAAAGGTCCTCGAACAGGCCGACATCATGCGCGAGCAGGTGGCTCACCATCTGGAGCGGGCACGCATCGCCGCGCGCGTGACGACAATCGGGACGGTGACAGAAGTTGGCCCGGTCATCGAGGCGCTACGCCGGACAATGGAGAAAATTCACCGCGATCGCGATATGCAAATCGACACCGAGGTTTCCGCCGGGGCGAGATTTCGAGGCGAGCGTCAGGATCTCGAGGAAATGGCGGGCAATCTGGTTGATAATGCCTGTAAGTGGGCGCACCACCGAGTGCTGATTGAAGTGCTTGCACAACGTGCTCCGGGTGCGATCGAGCCCACGCTACGCATCGTCGTCGATGATGATGGTCCTGGATTGTCGCCGGCCGAACGTGCCCAGGTGGCGCGTCGCGGTCAGCGACTGGATGAAACCAAACCCGGCTCCGGCCTCGGTCTGTCGATCGTGACGGATCTGGCCCAGCTTTACGGTGGCAATCTACAATTAGGTTCGGCCCCGATCGGGGGACTGCGGGCAGAGCTGATTTTGCCGGGGATCTGA